One genomic segment of Polyodon spathula isolate WHYD16114869_AA chromosome 17, ASM1765450v1, whole genome shotgun sequence includes these proteins:
- the LOC121329508 gene encoding MAP3K12-binding inhibitory protein 1-like — MADSVETCREELDKRSENATNIDSEDSNIGPRNAVCVILNSLIQFSSKLNLGADVLKIDADPSKLQSLSTLQPEDLYSSVQQHILNLQSVSEKLKFMVKDNTGTTSQVKSAPEQTDGTSGKLNTDKGLPDNSQLNGRIKAGQEESKLRIDDRIVQIKAGNSEIDRRIAAFIERKQGEINENNVREFCNVINCNQENSCARTDAVFTPYPGFRSHVKVTRVINTYGPQTRPDRGGEPCMKPSSVPIACGSPAIEERLQNIEAHLKLTTGGPVPLNIYQRLKILEDRILELEGLSPEYFQSDSFLHKRQKTQPSQTYTLTELDGKINALKATLLKKVNESLPMETDELPL; from the exons ATGGCTGATTCAGTGGAGACTTGCAGAGAGGAGCTGGATAAAAGGAGTGAAAATGCAACAAATATTGATAGTGAAGACAGCAACATAGGTCCAAGAAACGCAGTGTGTGTAATTCTCAACTCACTGATACAGTTTAGTTCAAAG CTTAATTTAGGAGCTGATGTGCTGAAAATTGATGCCGATCCAAGTAAGCTCCAGAGCCTGTCGACCCTTCAACCAGAAGATTTGTACAGCTCAGTGCAGCAGCACATACTGAATTTGCAG tctGTTTCAGAAAAACTCAAGTTTATGGTGAAAGATAACACTGGAACGACATCTCAAGTAAAATCTGCACCAGAACAAACAGATGGCACCAGTGGCAAATTAAACACAGATAAAGGCCTTCCAGATAACTCACAGTTAAATGGTAGGATTAAAGCAGGTCAGGAGGAGTCCAAGCTCCGTATTGATGACCGTATAGTCCAGATCAAGGCTGGAAATTCAGAA attgatAGAAGGATAGCTGCGTTCATTGAAAGAAAGCAAGGAGAGATCAATGAAAATAATGTCAGAGAATTCTGCAATGTTATAAACTGTAATCAAG aaaacagctgtgCCAGAACTGATGCTGTGTTCACTCCCTACCCTGGATTCAGAAGCCATGTAAAAG tgaccaGAGTCATAAACACATACGGGCCTCAGACCAGACCAGACAGAGGGGGAGAACCTTGTATGAAACCCAGCTCAGTCCCCATAGCCTGTGGGAGTCCAGCTATTGAGGAAAGGCTTCAAAACATCGAAGCTCATTTAAAGTTAACAACAG GTGGACCAGTCCCTTTAAACATTTATCAGAGGCTTAAAATTCTGGAGGATAGAATTCTGGAGCTAGAAGGACTTTCTCCAGAATATTTTCAGTCTGAT AGCTTTTTACATAAAAGGCAGAAGACTCAGCCATCTCAG ACCTACACCCTGACAGAGCTGGATGGGAAGATTAATGCGCTCAAGGCAACGCTATTGAAGAAAGTAAATGAGTCTCTGCCCATGGAGACTGACGAGCTCCCCTTGTGA